One Bacillus amyloliquefaciens DSM 7 = ATCC 23350 DNA window includes the following coding sequences:
- a CDS encoding APC family permease has translation MQIEENGLKKEIGLTIALSLVIGTIIGSGVFMKPGAVLAYSGDAKTALIAWLLGGILTLAGGLTVAEIGTQIPKTGGLYTYLEEVYGEFWGFLCGWVQIIIYGPAIIGAIGLYFGSLMAHLFNWDSGWSKLIGISAVLFLSIINIIGTKYGGIVQGITTVGKLIPIICMIVFGLWKGDQHIFTTVTSSMSEMNFGAAILATLFAYDGWILLAALGGEMKNPEKLLPKAMTGGLLVVTAIYLFINFALLHILPATDIVKLGENATGTAAGMLFGDIGGKLISVGIIVSIFGCLNGKILAFPRVSFAMAERKQLPFAGQISRVHPTFRTPWIAVSFQIALAIIFMIASNPDKLSEISIFMIYIFYVMAFFAVFILRKKSGGKPRAYSVPLYPIIPVLAIAGSLFVLISTIITDTLSCGLSILIGLAGLPLYFWLKNNRKN, from the coding sequence ATGCAGATTGAAGAAAACGGACTAAAAAAAGAGATCGGCCTTACCATCGCCCTCTCACTTGTTATCGGCACCATCATCGGTTCCGGCGTATTTATGAAACCCGGCGCCGTGCTTGCCTACTCCGGTGATGCGAAAACCGCGCTTATCGCGTGGCTGTTAGGAGGCATTTTGACGCTTGCCGGCGGCTTGACCGTTGCGGAAATCGGCACTCAGATTCCGAAAACGGGCGGACTTTATACATATCTTGAAGAAGTGTACGGTGAATTTTGGGGCTTTTTGTGCGGCTGGGTTCAAATTATTATTTACGGCCCCGCCATTATCGGAGCAATCGGTTTGTATTTCGGCTCCTTGATGGCCCATCTGTTCAATTGGGATTCCGGCTGGTCTAAACTGATCGGGATTTCAGCCGTTTTGTTTTTAAGCATCATTAATATTATCGGAACGAAATACGGCGGCATCGTTCAGGGAATTACGACTGTCGGCAAATTAATTCCGATTATCTGCATGATTGTGTTCGGCCTTTGGAAAGGCGATCAGCATATTTTTACAACCGTCACAAGCAGCATGTCGGAAATGAATTTCGGCGCTGCCATACTGGCTACTTTGTTTGCCTATGACGGCTGGATTCTTCTTGCGGCTCTCGGCGGGGAAATGAAAAATCCGGAAAAGCTGCTCCCGAAAGCGATGACAGGCGGACTGTTGGTCGTCACCGCTATTTATCTTTTCATTAACTTTGCCCTGCTGCACATTCTTCCCGCGACCGATATTGTGAAACTCGGTGAAAATGCGACCGGCACCGCTGCCGGAATGCTGTTTGGCGACATCGGTGGGAAATTGATCAGCGTCGGGATTATCGTCAGCATCTTCGGCTGTTTAAACGGAAAGATTCTCGCTTTTCCGCGTGTCTCATTTGCAATGGCGGAACGGAAACAGCTTCCGTTTGCCGGACAGATTTCACGAGTGCATCCGACATTTCGCACTCCGTGGATTGCCGTGTCATTTCAGATCGCGCTGGCCATCATTTTTATGATCGCCAGCAATCCCGATAAGCTGTCTGAAATCTCTATTTTCATGATTTATATTTTTTACGTCATGGCCTTTTTCGCCGTGTTTATCCTCAGAAAAAAAAGCGGCGGAAAACCGCGCGCCTACAGCGTGCCCCTGTATCCGATCATTCCGGTTTTGGCCATTGCGGGTTCACTGTTTGTACTGATCAGCACGATCATTACAGATACACTGAGCTGCGGGCTGTCGATCTTGATCGGCCTCGCCGGGTTACCGCTTTATTTTTGGCTGAAAAACAATAGAAAAAACTGA
- a CDS encoding ring-cleaving dioxygenase, which produces MKVNGIHHVSALTADAQKNLDFYRNILGLKLVKKSVNQDEPTMYHLFYGDETANPGSELTFFEIPRIAPFHAGTNSISSIGLRVPDTQALQYWKKRFEEHQVAHGDIRKTAGRDTLAFQDHEGQRLVLTADEKGKDIGEAVKQSGIPEEYSFRGLGPVELTVPYAEATLRVLTDVLGFTEIGKETHEDRGTVTVLESGNGGARTEVHLIERNDLPRERPGKGSVHHVAFRVQNEEELALWHRIITKEGFTNSGIVERYYFKALYFREPNGILFELSTDGPGFMVDEKPEELGKTVALPPYLEHRRSEIEARLKPIQ; this is translated from the coding sequence ATGAAAGTTAACGGAATACACCATGTATCAGCATTGACAGCTGATGCACAGAAAAATTTAGATTTCTATCGGAATATTCTAGGGCTGAAGCTTGTGAAAAAATCCGTAAATCAGGATGAACCGACAATGTACCACTTGTTTTACGGTGATGAAACAGCCAATCCGGGATCTGAACTGACGTTTTTTGAAATCCCGCGGATTGCGCCGTTTCATGCGGGGACAAACAGTATTTCTTCGATCGGCCTGCGTGTCCCGGATACGCAAGCACTGCAATATTGGAAAAAACGATTTGAAGAGCATCAGGTCGCTCATGGTGACATCCGGAAGACAGCGGGCAGAGACACACTCGCTTTTCAGGATCATGAAGGACAGCGGCTTGTGCTGACGGCTGACGAAAAAGGAAAAGATATCGGTGAAGCGGTGAAGCAAAGCGGCATTCCGGAAGAATATTCTTTCCGCGGTCTTGGTCCCGTTGAATTAACCGTCCCGTATGCAGAGGCGACGCTGCGTGTGTTAACCGATGTGCTGGGCTTTACTGAAATCGGAAAAGAAACGCATGAAGACCGGGGCACTGTTACGGTGCTGGAATCCGGAAACGGAGGTGCGCGTACAGAAGTTCATCTGATTGAAAGAAACGACCTTCCGCGCGAGCGTCCGGGAAAAGGCAGCGTGCATCATGTGGCCTTCCGCGTTCAGAATGAGGAGGAGCTTGCTTTATGGCACCGCATAATCACGAAAGAAGGCTTCACCAACTCGGGCATTGTAGAGCGTTATTATTTCAAAGCGCTGTACTTCCGGGAACCGAACGGAATTCTGTTTGAATTGTCAACGGACGGTCCGGGATTTATGGTCGATGAAAAACCTGAGGAGCTCGGCAAAACAGTTGCGCTCCCGCCTTATCTCGAACACCGCCGTTCTGAAATAGAAGCGCGGCTGAAACCGATTCAGTAA
- a CDS encoding glycosyltransferase family 39 protein, which translates to MNMKKREIDAVFILILLVSAFLNMYNIWNDDTVNPYYTAAVTSMLQSFHNFFYASFDAAGFITVDKPPVTYQIQTISALIFGMHGWSVILPQALAGVGSVLFMYLLIKPTFGKTAARIASFVMACTPIAVAVARTNNVDALLVFFLLFATWLLFKAIRKGRLIWLLAAFFVVGVGFNTKMLQAYMILPAFLLFYMIAANTTIKKKIISLVSALAVLAAVSLSWPLIVDNIPAGKRPYVGSSQTNSVLELAFGYNGIQRLTGQNSGGGQGGPDGNASKGISSSAGSSRMQAPPGQSSSSSSSSEGKSQNGSMTAPPSNGQMPSGGEMPGSGQGGPPSSGGKGGTGTGSKMQSGSGMFGTGTPGPLRLFQTELSDQISWLLPFAIFGMAGLLIAGARERRRLSEEQKETIFWAAWLVPIAGFFSVAEFFHHYYLIMLAPPIAALTGAGWVALVHLYRKQAGWKTWLLPAAILATTGFELFILRNYIDQIGAGWSIGIGVIGAAAAIALFVFKQRQKPLSSYISLAALLVLLVMPIYWASTPLLYGGNSSLPETGPQLASTSKKGMGMNNASVNEKLINYLEKHNAGADYLFATTDSNTAAPYIIKTKKAVMAIGGFSGSDPAITLTQFKKLVKEGKVKYFLTSGMGKGGNNDIVQWVEKNGKKVSSDKWQSSNDQKTKNNDAADTETSKDSSENNRMGGGPGGMNQSASLYELQSDE; encoded by the coding sequence GTGAACATGAAAAAACGCGAGATAGACGCAGTCTTCATTCTCATTTTACTCGTTTCCGCATTCTTGAATATGTATAACATCTGGAATGACGATACGGTGAATCCATATTACACCGCGGCGGTAACGAGTATGCTTCAAAGCTTTCATAATTTCTTTTACGCTTCATTTGACGCAGCCGGGTTTATCACGGTGGATAAACCGCCTGTTACATACCAGATTCAAACGATCAGCGCGCTGATATTCGGTATGCACGGGTGGAGTGTCATCCTGCCTCAGGCATTGGCGGGTGTAGGCTCAGTTCTCTTTATGTATTTATTAATAAAGCCGACGTTCGGAAAAACGGCGGCGCGCATCGCCTCATTTGTCATGGCATGTACGCCGATCGCTGTAGCAGTCGCACGGACGAACAATGTTGATGCTTTACTGGTATTTTTCCTGTTGTTCGCCACATGGCTTCTCTTTAAAGCGATTCGAAAAGGCAGACTGATTTGGCTTCTGGCGGCGTTTTTTGTCGTCGGAGTAGGCTTTAATACAAAAATGCTTCAGGCTTATATGATTTTACCGGCCTTCTTGCTGTTCTATATGATTGCGGCAAACACGACCATTAAGAAAAAAATCATTTCATTGGTAAGCGCGCTGGCCGTATTAGCAGCCGTTTCATTGTCGTGGCCTCTCATTGTTGACAATATCCCGGCCGGCAAAAGGCCATATGTCGGAAGCAGCCAGACCAACTCCGTATTGGAATTGGCTTTCGGATATAACGGGATTCAGCGGCTGACAGGCCAAAATTCAGGCGGCGGCCAGGGCGGGCCGGACGGAAACGCTTCAAAAGGGATATCTTCTTCCGCCGGTTCTTCACGAATGCAAGCACCGCCCGGTCAGTCTTCAAGCAGCAGTTCATCAAGTGAAGGCAAATCACAAAACGGCAGCATGACGGCGCCTCCGTCTAACGGACAAATGCCAAGCGGAGGCGAAATGCCAGGCAGCGGTCAAGGAGGTCCTCCTAGCAGCGGAGGAAAAGGCGGTACAGGCACCGGCTCGAAAATGCAATCAGGTTCAGGAATGTTCGGGACAGGAACCCCTGGTCCGCTGCGGCTTTTCCAAACGGAATTATCTGATCAGATCAGCTGGCTCTTGCCGTTTGCGATTTTTGGAATGGCCGGTTTATTGATCGCCGGGGCGAGAGAAAGAAGAAGATTGTCAGAAGAACAGAAGGAAACGATTTTTTGGGCAGCATGGCTTGTGCCGATTGCCGGATTCTTCAGTGTGGCGGAATTTTTCCACCATTATTATCTCATTATGCTGGCGCCTCCGATTGCGGCACTTACCGGCGCGGGGTGGGTCGCCCTTGTTCATCTGTACCGCAAGCAGGCGGGATGGAAAACTTGGCTTCTGCCGGCAGCCATTCTTGCGACAACCGGATTTGAGCTGTTTATACTCAGAAACTACATTGATCAAATCGGTGCAGGCTGGAGCATCGGTATAGGCGTGATCGGCGCTGCGGCTGCAATCGCTCTGTTCGTGTTCAAACAGCGCCAAAAACCGCTCAGTTCTTATATTTCACTTGCAGCCCTTCTCGTCTTGCTGGTAATGCCGATTTATTGGGCGAGCACACCGCTTCTGTACGGAGGCAACAGCTCATTGCCTGAAACAGGCCCTCAGCTCGCCTCAACAAGCAAAAAAGGCATGGGGATGAATAACGCATCTGTAAATGAAAAACTGATCAACTATTTAGAGAAACATAACGCCGGAGCGGACTATCTGTTTGCAACAACCGATTCCAACACAGCGGCGCCTTACATTATAAAAACGAAAAAAGCCGTCATGGCGATCGGCGGATTCAGCGGATCTGACCCGGCCATCACGCTGACTCAATTTAAAAAGCTCGTAAAAGAAGGGAAAGTAAAATACTTCTTAACATCCGGAATGGGCAAAGGCGGAAACAATGATATTGTGCAATGGGTTGAGAAAAACGGCAAGAAAGTATCTTCAGATAAATGGCAATCAAGCAATGATCAGAAAACGAAAAATAATGATGCAGCTGATACTGAAACCAGTAAGGATTCAAGTGAAAACAACCGGATGGGCGGCGGCCCAGGCGGAATGAATCAGTCAGCCTCATTATACGAACTGCAATCTGATGAATAG
- a CDS encoding glycosyltransferase family 2 protein encodes MSRHIQYSIVVPVYNEELVIQTTYQRLKEVMDQTKDHYELIFVNDGSKDRSIEILREHSLIDPRVKIIDFSRNFGHQIAITAGMDYAEGNAVIVIDADLQDPPELILDMIEQWKEGYDVVYAVRTKRKGETFFKKQTASMFYRLLRSVTDIDIPLDTGDFRLLDRKVCDEMKRLKEKNPFVRGLVSWVGFKQTAVEYERDERLAGETKYPLKKMLKLSMDGITTFSHKPLKAASYAGMIMSGAGFLYMFVVLYMKLFTDSTITGWSSLIVIQLLFSGIVLLILGMIGEYIGRIYDEAKDRPLYIVQKAYGIKNEKVYRDQHMS; translated from the coding sequence ATGAGCAGACATATTCAATATTCAATTGTCGTCCCCGTTTATAATGAGGAACTCGTCATTCAGACAACCTATCAACGTTTGAAAGAAGTCATGGATCAAACAAAAGATCATTATGAATTGATCTTTGTCAATGACGGAAGCAAAGACCGCAGTATTGAGATATTAAGAGAGCACAGTCTGATTGATCCGAGAGTGAAAATTATTGATTTTTCCAGAAACTTCGGTCACCAGATCGCAATCACCGCAGGCATGGATTACGCAGAGGGGAATGCCGTCATCGTCATTGACGCCGATTTGCAGGACCCTCCTGAATTAATCCTTGATATGATTGAACAGTGGAAAGAAGGCTACGATGTGGTGTACGCCGTCAGAACGAAACGGAAAGGAGAAACCTTTTTCAAGAAACAGACGGCTTCTATGTTTTATCGGCTGCTGCGGAGCGTGACCGATATTGATATTCCGCTCGATACCGGAGATTTCCGCCTGCTGGACAGAAAAGTCTGTGACGAAATGAAAAGATTAAAAGAGAAAAATCCATTTGTCAGGGGACTCGTCAGCTGGGTCGGGTTTAAGCAGACTGCTGTTGAATATGAACGCGATGAAAGGCTTGCGGGAGAAACGAAATACCCGCTTAAAAAAATGCTGAAGCTTTCCATGGACGGTATAACAACGTTCTCCCATAAACCGCTCAAGGCGGCAAGCTATGCGGGAATGATTATGTCCGGAGCGGGTTTTCTTTATATGTTTGTCGTTTTATATATGAAACTTTTTACAGACAGCACCATTACAGGCTGGTCCTCACTGATTGTGATACAGCTTTTATTCAGCGGCATCGTTCTCTTAATTCTCGGTATGATCGGCGAATACATCGGAAGGATTTATGACGAAGCAAAAGACCGTCCGCTCTATATCGTGCAAAAAGCGTACGGCATTAAAAACGAAAAGGTTTATCGGGATCAGCATATGTCTTAA
- a CDS encoding S1C family serine protease, with protein sequence MDNYRDENRTDQKEQEVLLAKENPQPARYSATDEDKKKRSFGWFRPLLGGVIGGGLALGIYTFTPLGDHQTQDTSNPAPAQETSSVTAKQTSSDSGSSKSSSSSSANSSSISNMVEDISPAIVGITNLQKQQSSSDLFGFGSGSGSNSNSSGEDAETGSGSGVIFKKANGKAYIITNNHVVEGASSLKVSLYDGTDVTAKLVGRDSLTDLAVLEISDKHVTKTASFGSSSALRTGESVIAIGDPLGKDLSRTVTQGIVSGLNRTVSISTSAGESSINVIQTDAAINPGNSGGPLLNTDGKIIGINSMKISESDVEGIGFAIPSNDVKPIAEALLTKGHVERPYIGVSMIDLEQVPQNYQEGTLGLFGKQLNKGVYIREVAQGSPAAKAGLKAEDIIIGLKGKETDTGSELRNILYKNTKVGSTVDVKIIRNGKEMTKKMKLTQKEETPS encoded by the coding sequence ATGGATAACTATCGTGATGAAAATCGGACAGACCAAAAAGAACAGGAAGTCCTTTTAGCAAAAGAAAATCCGCAGCCGGCCAGATATTCAGCGACGGACGAGGACAAGAAAAAACGAAGCTTCGGCTGGTTCAGACCGCTCCTCGGCGGGGTGATCGGCGGAGGGCTCGCCCTTGGCATCTATACATTTACGCCGCTTGGAGACCATCAGACGCAAGATACGTCCAATCCGGCTCCCGCTCAGGAAACGTCATCTGTAACCGCTAAACAGACATCTTCTGATTCCGGCAGCAGCAAATCGTCAAGCAGCTCATCAGCAAATTCAAGCAGCATTTCAAATATGGTGGAAGACATTTCACCGGCGATCGTCGGAATCACCAATCTGCAAAAGCAGCAAAGCAGTTCAGATTTATTCGGATTCGGATCCGGTTCCGGTTCGAACTCAAATTCATCGGGTGAAGATGCCGAAACGGGGTCGGGTTCAGGCGTTATTTTTAAGAAAGCAAACGGCAAAGCGTATATTATTACGAATAACCACGTGGTCGAAGGCGCCTCTTCCCTTAAAGTGTCATTATATGACGGTACTGATGTAACAGCTAAACTCGTCGGCAGAGACTCTCTGACGGACTTGGCCGTTTTAGAAATCAGTGATAAACACGTGACAAAAACGGCAAGCTTCGGCAGCTCATCCGCTCTCAGAACGGGTGAATCCGTCATCGCCATCGGTGATCCGCTCGGAAAAGACCTTTCCCGCACCGTCACTCAGGGTATCGTGAGCGGCTTAAACAGAACCGTCTCGATTTCTACATCAGCCGGTGAGTCAAGCATCAATGTCATCCAGACTGATGCCGCCATCAATCCCGGAAACAGCGGCGGGCCGCTCTTAAATACAGACGGCAAAATCATCGGCATCAACAGCATGAAAATCAGTGAAAGTGATGTAGAAGGCATCGGCTTTGCAATCCCGAGCAACGATGTAAAACCGATCGCTGAAGCGCTTCTCACTAAAGGACATGTGGAGCGCCCTTATATCGGGGTAAGCATGATCGACTTGGAGCAAGTGCCGCAAAACTATCAGGAAGGCACACTCGGCCTCTTCGGCAAACAGCTGAATAAAGGGGTTTATATTCGCGAAGTGGCGCAGGGATCGCCTGCCGCCAAAGCCGGATTAAAAGCAGAAGACATCATTATCGGCTTAAAAGGGAAAGAAACCGACACGGGCAGCGAACTTCGCAATATTCTCTATAAGAATACGAAGGTCGGCAGCACCGTGGACGTGAAGATTATCAGAAACGGCAAGGAAATGACGAAAAAAATGAAATTGACTCAAAAAGAAGAAACACCTTCTTAA
- a CDS encoding MFS transporter — translation MKEKHHWIISLLAVLAVGPGLMSNTALSAVQSLVRQTVGGGNYDSFHPIIIGNMAFALFVPAGPYLRKRFGSRPVYMISMAAAVIGALLAFCTNDIYPLAAGRFLQGAAAGTMLMIMIPMLVLSFPIERRNYALFVLIGGFYGSVIMGTVLGTAAASAGHWHWLFGIFGLLSFCGFIFSYMWLRDDAHKGAERSPFDGFGFLLAGVSAVLAAFTFIHLPKWGFSSWHTLAGFGGSFVILLILLIMQYRNEHALISIKLMLIPKPILGVFMIAAGSISIAVSLSAFRGELQAAYHMSQTHLIFLYASLLAGVAIAAVISALAYDKVGPGMLGITGSIILVFVNFQWMTTDHHMPIILFAGLFVMLAAGTGLIVAAGLMGAALGGPLPELVKRMTAVQFLRLFIYMGAPVLIGYFTKRDASGMLWGAHGTQSPHELLMGTYSDLFLIAFILSLLLVCLSFVMNATGMGHKLAHKPHAVRNQEAEQPPRKTTEPIRHQVIPDSEYRSAVRQFQRHPENSM, via the coding sequence ATGAAAGAAAAACATCACTGGATTATTTCTCTGCTTGCTGTGTTGGCGGTCGGGCCGGGACTGATGTCGAACACCGCTCTTTCGGCTGTCCAAAGCCTTGTCCGGCAGACGGTCGGCGGAGGAAACTATGATTCTTTTCATCCGATTATTATCGGTAATATGGCATTTGCCTTATTCGTGCCGGCTGGGCCGTATTTAAGAAAAAGGTTCGGCTCCCGGCCTGTCTATATGATTTCTATGGCAGCGGCTGTCATCGGAGCGCTGCTAGCTTTTTGTACGAATGATATTTACCCGCTCGCTGCGGGCCGTTTTTTACAGGGAGCCGCTGCGGGCACTATGCTGATGATTATGATTCCGATGCTGGTGCTTTCGTTTCCGATTGAGCGCCGCAATTACGCCTTATTTGTGTTAATCGGCGGCTTTTACGGGTCCGTCATTATGGGGACCGTATTAGGCACGGCCGCGGCAAGCGCCGGCCATTGGCATTGGCTGTTCGGCATTTTTGGTCTGCTGTCTTTTTGCGGCTTCATTTTCAGCTATATGTGGCTGCGGGATGATGCTCATAAAGGCGCAGAAAGATCTCCATTTGACGGCTTCGGTTTTCTGTTAGCGGGTGTATCAGCCGTGCTGGCTGCCTTTACATTTATTCATCTGCCGAAATGGGGTTTCTCGTCATGGCATACGTTGGCGGGATTTGGAGGAAGCTTCGTCATTCTGCTGATCTTGCTGATTATGCAGTACAGAAACGAACATGCGCTGATTTCGATTAAACTTATGCTGATTCCAAAGCCGATTCTGGGAGTTTTTATGATCGCTGCAGGCAGTATCTCAATAGCGGTCAGCCTTTCTGCATTTCGCGGGGAGCTTCAGGCGGCGTATCATATGTCACAAACTCATTTGATATTTTTATATGCGAGCCTTTTGGCAGGCGTGGCCATTGCCGCTGTCATCAGTGCATTAGCATATGATAAAGTCGGCCCGGGCATGCTCGGGATAACAGGCTCTATTATACTTGTGTTCGTGAATTTTCAATGGATGACGACGGATCATCATATGCCTATTATTCTATTTGCGGGGCTTTTCGTAATGCTGGCGGCCGGAACAGGGCTTATCGTGGCAGCCGGACTGATGGGAGCCGCGTTAGGAGGACCGCTTCCGGAACTGGTGAAACGCATGACGGCAGTTCAGTTTTTGCGGCTGTTCATTTATATGGGCGCCCCTGTATTAATAGGGTATTTTACCAAAAGAGATGCTTCCGGCATGCTTTGGGGCGCGCACGGCACACAATCGCCGCATGAGTTGCTGATGGGGACATACAGCGATCTGTTCCTTATTGCTTTCATCTTAAGCCTGCTTTTAGTGTGTTTATCATTTGTCATGAATGCGACCGGCATGGGACATAAGCTGGCGCATAAACCGCACGCCGTCCGTAACCAGGAGGCTGAACAGCCTCCGCGGAAAACTACTGAACCGATCAGGCATCAGGTCATTCCCGATAGTGAATACAGAAGTGCGGTCAGACAGTTTCAGCGTCACCCCGAAAACAGTATGTAA
- a CDS encoding M55 family metallopeptidase, whose translation MKLYLSVDMEGISGLPDETFVNSRMHNYERGRVLMTEEANWCIAEAFNNGCTEVTVNDSHSKMNNLLAEKLHPEAELITGDVKPFSMMQGLDESYSGAMFIGYHARASMPGVMSHSMIFGVRHFYINDKPVGELGLNAYLAGFYDVPVIMAAGDDCAAKEAEELIPNVTTAAVKQTISRTAVKCLSPLKAGQLLTEKTAYALKNKDKVKPLTPPERPVLGIEFANYGQAEWAHLMPGTEIIPGTTIVQFQAKDMPEAYQAMLVMTELAMRTTFC comes from the coding sequence ATGAAACTGTATCTATCTGTAGATATGGAAGGGATATCTGGACTGCCGGATGAAACATTTGTCAATTCCCGCATGCACAATTATGAGCGCGGCAGGGTTCTGATGACCGAGGAAGCAAACTGGTGCATCGCAGAAGCGTTTAATAACGGGTGCACGGAAGTGACCGTAAATGACAGCCATTCAAAGATGAATAATCTGCTCGCAGAAAAACTTCATCCTGAGGCAGAGCTGATCACAGGGGACGTCAAGCCGTTTTCTATGATGCAGGGGCTTGATGAATCCTATTCTGGCGCAATGTTTATCGGCTACCATGCGAGAGCCTCAATGCCGGGAGTCATGTCGCACAGCATGATATTCGGCGTGCGTCACTTTTACATAAATGATAAGCCGGTCGGTGAACTGGGGTTAAATGCCTATCTCGCCGGATTTTACGATGTCCCGGTGATTATGGCTGCCGGGGATGATTGCGCCGCAAAAGAAGCGGAGGAGCTGATACCGAATGTGACGACAGCCGCCGTCAAGCAAACCATTTCAAGAACCGCGGTTAAATGCCTGTCTCCTCTGAAAGCCGGGCAGCTCCTGACGGAAAAAACAGCTTATGCGCTCAAAAATAAAGATAAGGTCAAGCCGCTCACTCCGCCTGAAAGACCGGTCTTAGGCATTGAATTTGCCAACTACGGACAGGCTGAATGGGCCCATTTAATGCCGGGCACAGAAATCATACCGGGAACGACAATCGTTCAATTTCAGGCAAAAGACATGCCGGAAGCCTATCAGGCCATGCTCGTCATGACAGAACTCGCCATGAGAACAACATTCTGTTAA
- a CDS encoding ABC transporter permease → MLRYFIKRFIAMIMTVLVITTLTFVMMKVIPGSPFNEERGTNEAVQRNLESYYHLNEPLITQYAIYLKSILTFDFGPSIKKPSDSVNAMLERGFPVSFELGITAIIIAVISGLALGITAALRRGGFLDYAAMSLAVLGISIPNFIMATLLIQQFAVHLKWFPAATWTSPVHMVLPTAALAVGPMAIIARLTRSSMAEVLTQDYIRTAKAKGLSPVKIIIKHALKNALMPVVTVLGTLAASILTGSFVIEKIFAIPGMGKYFVESINQRDYPVIMGTTVFYSVILIVMLFLVDLAYGLLDPRIKLHKKG, encoded by the coding sequence TTGCTTCGGTATTTTATCAAACGTTTTATCGCAATGATTATGACCGTCCTCGTCATCACCACTCTGACATTTGTCATGATGAAAGTGATACCCGGCTCGCCTTTTAACGAAGAGCGGGGCACAAACGAAGCGGTTCAGCGAAATCTCGAATCCTACTACCATCTGAACGAACCTCTTATCACTCAATACGCCATCTATCTAAAATCCATTCTAACCTTTGATTTCGGTCCTTCAATTAAAAAACCGTCAGACAGTGTAAACGCCATGCTTGAACGGGGGTTTCCCGTTTCATTTGAGCTTGGCATAACGGCGATTATCATCGCTGTTATTTCAGGACTCGCGCTCGGCATAACGGCCGCTCTGAGGCGCGGCGGATTTCTCGATTATGCGGCCATGAGCCTTGCGGTGCTGGGGATTTCCATTCCGAATTTTATTATGGCGACACTGCTGATTCAGCAATTTGCGGTTCATCTGAAATGGTTTCCGGCTGCTACGTGGACGAGTCCAGTTCACATGGTCCTGCCGACTGCAGCGCTTGCCGTCGGACCTATGGCCATCATCGCGAGGCTGACAAGATCAAGCATGGCTGAAGTGCTCACTCAGGATTATATCCGCACGGCAAAAGCAAAAGGCCTTTCTCCTGTCAAAATTATCATCAAACACGCCTTGAAAAACGCTCTTATGCCTGTTGTGACAGTACTTGGCACGCTTGCCGCAAGTATCCTGACGGGCAGTTTCGTCATCGAGAAAATCTTTGCCATTCCGGGAATGGGCAAATATTTCGTGGAAAGCATCAATCAGCGTGACTACCCGGTGATTATGGGGACGACCGTATTTTACAGTGTGATTCTGATCGTCATGCTGTTTCTGGTTGATTTGGCATACGGCCTGTTAGACCCGCGCATAAAACTTCATAAGAAAGGGTGA